One genomic segment of Pseudomonas sp. p1(2021b) includes these proteins:
- a CDS encoding fumarate reductase/succinate dehydrogenase flavoprotein subunit yields MTLDTRDYDIIVIGGGTAGPMAAIKAKEQDKTLRVLLLEKANVKRSGAISMGMDGLNNAIVPGHATPEQYTKEITVANDGIVNQAAVHAYATHSFETLEQLDRWGVKFEKDETGDYAVKKVHHMGAYVLPMPEGHDIKKVLYRQLKRARVEISNRVVCTRVLLDAEGAAAGVMGFDCRSGEFQVIRAKAVILACGAAGRLGLPSSGYLMGTYENPTNAGDGYAMAYHAGAELANLECFQINPLIKDYNGPACAYVTGPLGGYTANGKGERFIECDYWSGQMMWEFHQELEGGNGPVFLKLDHLAEETIQDIEQILHSNERPSRGQFHAGRGTDYRQHMVEMHISEIGFCSGHSASGVWVNEKAETSVQGLYAAGDMAAVPHNYMLGAFTYGWFAGVNAARYVAGRALAEVDPAQVERERERVYAPLQREYGLPPAQVEYKLRRMVNDYLQPPKVTKKMEIGLARFAEIERDLSQMKANNPHELMRAMEVSVIRDCAEMAARASLFREESRWGLYHHRVDFPERNDGEWFCHCHLKKDEAGRMTSFKKPVEPYLIPLDAQEQSAYDRLRVNLADTCGSGLVPRLGQ; encoded by the coding sequence ATGACCCTCGACACACGCGACTACGACATCATCGTCATCGGCGGCGGTACTGCAGGGCCCATGGCGGCGATCAAGGCCAAGGAGCAGGACAAGACCCTGCGCGTGCTGCTGCTGGAAAAAGCCAACGTCAAGCGCAGCGGTGCCATCAGCATGGGCATGGATGGCCTGAACAACGCGATCGTCCCTGGCCATGCCACGCCGGAGCAGTACACCAAGGAAATCACCGTGGCCAACGACGGCATCGTCAACCAGGCCGCCGTGCATGCCTACGCCACCCACAGCTTCGAGACCCTCGAGCAATTGGACCGCTGGGGTGTGAAGTTCGAGAAGGACGAAACCGGCGATTACGCGGTGAAGAAGGTCCACCACATGGGCGCCTACGTGCTGCCCATGCCTGAGGGCCACGACATCAAGAAGGTGCTCTATCGCCAGCTCAAGCGCGCGCGAGTCGAGATCAGCAACCGCGTGGTTTGCACCCGCGTGCTGCTGGACGCTGAAGGCGCTGCGGCCGGGGTGATGGGCTTCGACTGCCGCAGCGGCGAATTCCAGGTGATCCGCGCCAAGGCGGTGATCCTCGCCTGTGGCGCGGCCGGGCGCCTGGGCTTGCCGTCGTCGGGTTACCTGATGGGCACCTACGAGAACCCGACCAATGCTGGCGACGGCTATGCCATGGCCTACCACGCCGGGGCGGAGCTGGCGAACCTGGAGTGCTTCCAGATCAACCCACTGATCAAGGACTACAACGGCCCGGCCTGCGCCTATGTCACCGGCCCTCTGGGCGGTTATACGGCCAATGGCAAGGGTGAGCGCTTCATCGAGTGCGACTACTGGAGCGGGCAGATGATGTGGGAGTTCCACCAGGAGCTGGAGGGCGGCAATGGTCCGGTGTTCCTCAAGCTCGACCACCTGGCCGAGGAAACCATCCAGGATATCGAACAGATCCTGCACAGCAATGAACGCCCCAGCCGTGGCCAGTTCCATGCCGGGCGCGGAACCGACTATCGCCAGCACATGGTGGAGATGCACATCTCCGAGATCGGTTTCTGTTCCGGGCACTCGGCCTCGGGGGTGTGGGTCAACGAGAAGGCCGAGACCAGTGTGCAAGGCCTGTACGCGGCCGGAGACATGGCGGCGGTACCGCACAACTACATGCTGGGCGCGTTCACCTATGGCTGGTTCGCCGGGGTCAACGCTGCCCGCTATGTGGCCGGGCGCGCGCTGGCCGAGGTGGACCCGGCCCAGGTCGAGCGCGAGCGCGAGCGGGTGTACGCCCCGCTGCAGCGTGAGTACGGCCTGCCGCCGGCCCAGGTGGAATACAAGCTGCGGCGCATGGTCAACGACTACCTGCAGCCGCCGAAAGTGACCAAGAAGATGGAAATCGGCCTAGCACGCTTCGCCGAGATCGAACGGGACCTTTCGCAGATGAAGGCCAATAACCCCCATGAGCTGATGCGTGCCATGGAGGTGAGCGTGATCCGCGACTGCGCCGAAATGGCCGCGCGGGCCTCGCTGTTCCGCGAAGAGAGCCGGTGGGGGTTGTATCACCACCGGGTCGACTTCCCCGAGCGCAACGATGGCGAGTGGTTCTGCCATTGCCATCTGAAGAAGGACGAGGCCGGGCGGATGACCAGCTTCAAGAAGCCGGTGGAGCCGTACCTGATTCCCCTGGACGCCCAGGAGCAGAGCGCATACGACCGGCTGCGAGTGAACCTGGCGGATACCTGTGGGAGCGGGCTTGTCCCGCGATTGGGCCAGTAG
- a CDS encoding HEAT repeat domain-containing protein yields MTERTTDNPDIHQLLPRLADTDAGVRRIALIELADLEDPDGLPWLTDALLVDSDPEVRAEAARLLEAWEAPEVVQALCAALADTAEPVRQAAAQSLSELKSLETGLLILPWAEHADGFVRASALRALRELRLEEAAAPALRALDDAEAAVRREAVGILGWLKHAPALPALARLATEEMDTEVRRAAIGALGLARDAGVLPALVMALRDEAWQVREEAATTLGKVGLGEAGPALVEALEDAYWQVRLRAARALGRLRHDAALESLASLLGHGIANLRKEAALALGELGQARALPALQAAEADTDPEVRKAVRIALAQLQGAV; encoded by the coding sequence ATGACCGAACGAACCACCGACAACCCCGACATCCATCAATTGCTGCCCCGCCTGGCTGACACCGACGCAGGGGTGCGGCGCATCGCCCTGATCGAACTGGCCGACCTGGAAGACCCGGACGGCCTGCCCTGGCTGACCGATGCCCTGCTGGTGGACAGCGACCCCGAGGTGCGCGCCGAGGCCGCGCGTTTGCTGGAAGCCTGGGAAGCGCCCGAGGTGGTACAGGCGCTGTGCGCGGCCCTGGCCGACACGGCCGAGCCGGTGCGCCAGGCTGCGGCCCAGAGCCTGAGCGAGCTCAAGTCCCTGGAGACCGGCCTGCTCATCCTGCCCTGGGCCGAGCATGCCGATGGGTTCGTGCGCGCCAGCGCGCTGCGGGCGCTGCGCGAGCTGCGCCTGGAAGAGGCCGCGGCCCCTGCCTTGAGGGCGCTCGATGACGCGGAGGCTGCCGTACGCCGTGAGGCGGTGGGTATCCTCGGCTGGCTGAAACATGCGCCTGCCTTGCCGGCCCTGGCCCGGTTGGCGACCGAGGAAATGGACACCGAGGTGCGCCGCGCCGCGATCGGTGCGCTGGGGCTGGCACGTGATGCGGGTGTGCTGCCGGCGCTGGTCATGGCATTGCGCGACGAGGCCTGGCAGGTGCGCGAGGAGGCGGCCACCACGCTGGGCAAGGTCGGCCTTGGCGAGGCGGGCCCGGCCTTGGTCGAGGCGCTCGAGGACGCTTACTGGCAAGTGCGCCTGCGCGCCGCCCGGGCCTTGGGTCGGCTGCGTCACGACGCGGCACTGGAGTCCCTGGCCAGCTTGTTGGGCCACGGCATCGCGAACCTGCGCAAGGAGGCTGCCCTGGCCTTGGGCGAGCTGGGCCAGGCCCGGGCATTGCCTGCGTTGCAGGCCGCCGAAGCCGATACCGACCCGGAGGTGCGCAAGGCCGTGCGCATTGCCTTGGCCCAGTTGCAAGGAGCGGTGTGA
- a CDS encoding ferredoxin family protein translates to MAYQPQEIFFRSNAPVTIDEDKCIAEKGCTVCVEVCPMDLLAINPATQKAYMAFDECWYCMPCEKDCPTGAVKVDIPYLLR, encoded by the coding sequence ATGGCTTACCAACCCCAAGAAATCTTCTTTCGCAGCAATGCCCCGGTCACCATCGACGAAGACAAATGCATCGCCGAAAAAGGCTGCACCGTCTGCGTCGAGGTCTGCCCCATGGACCTGCTGGCGATCAACCCAGCCACCCAGAAGGCCTACATGGCCTTCGACGAATGCTGGTACTGCATGCCGTGCGAGAAAGACTGCCCGACAGGCGCAGTGAAGGTGGACATTCCCTACCTGTTGCGCTGA
- a CDS encoding GntR family transcriptional regulator, which translates to MAELLPLSPVPLYTQLKEVLRERILDGTYPPHSRMPSESELGKAFDVSRITVRQALGDLQKEGLIFKIHGKGTFVAKPKAFQNVTHLQGLAESMTQMGYEVLNRLRSFRHVPASALVAARLQVEEGSLVTEIRRVRLINREPVSLELTWLPKAVGEKLEKADLATCDIFLLLENDCGIPLGHADLAIDAVLADRDLTQALEVEEGSPIMRIERLTHAADGTPLDFEHLYYRGDAFQYRLRIDRQKGAKA; encoded by the coding sequence ATGGCCGAACTGCTCCCCTTGTCCCCGGTACCGCTCTACACCCAGCTCAAGGAAGTGTTGCGCGAGCGCATCCTCGATGGCACCTACCCACCCCACAGCCGTATGCCGTCGGAAAGCGAGCTGGGCAAGGCGTTCGACGTCAGCCGTATCACCGTACGCCAGGCCCTGGGCGACCTGCAGAAGGAGGGGCTGATCTTCAAGATCCACGGCAAGGGCACCTTCGTGGCCAAGCCCAAGGCATTCCAGAACGTGACCCACCTGCAAGGGCTGGCCGAGTCCATGACGCAGATGGGCTACGAGGTGCTCAACCGGCTGCGCAGCTTCCGTCATGTGCCGGCCAGTGCGCTGGTGGCGGCGCGGCTGCAGGTGGAGGAGGGCAGCCTGGTCACCGAGATCCGCCGGGTGCGCTTGATCAACCGCGAACCGGTGTCGCTGGAGCTGACCTGGCTGCCCAAGGCCGTAGGCGAGAAGCTGGAGAAAGCCGACCTGGCCACGTGCGACATCTTCCTGCTGCTGGAGAACGATTGCGGCATCCCGCTGGGCCATGCGGACCTGGCCATCGACGCGGTGCTCGCCGACCGTGACCTGACCCAGGCGCTGGAGGTCGAGGAGGGCTCGCCGATCATGCGTATCGAGCGCCTGACTCACGCCGCCGACGGCACGCCGCTGGACTTCGAACACCTCTACTACCGCGGCGATGCCTTCCAGTACCGCCTGCGTATCGACCGCCAGAAAGGAGCCAAGGCATGA